CCCTTGTACCCGTCCATTTGACGGTGCCGGTTTTGCGGTCGCTGCCTTCGAAGTGGGTTTGGGCATCGGAAGTCGCCTTCCAAGTGGTGCGCAAGTCGAGCAGGTTCACGAAAAAGTCATTCGTGAGTGCGCCGGGGCGTCCCGTGAAGACGCCATTGGCCGAAGCGTCCCAATTCGCGCCGAGCACGCGCAGGCCGCCGACGAGGACGGTCATTTCGGGTGCGGTGAGCGTGAGCAGCTCCGCCTTGTCCACAAGCAATTCCTCCGCCGAAGTTTTGTGCTTGGATTTGAAATAGTTGCGGAATCCGTCGGCTGCGGGTTCGAGCACCGCAAACGAATCGACATCCGTTTGGTCTTGCAAGGCGTCCACGCGCCCGGGCGTGAAGGGGACATTCACCGAATTTCCGCCTTGCTGCGCGGCCTTTTCGATAGCGGCACAGCCTCCCAACACGATCAAATCGGCCATGGAAACGTATTTTCCGCCGGAATTGAAAGCAGCTTGAATCCCTTCGAGCGTTTTCAGGATGGTCGCCAATTGCGCGGGTTGATTCACTTCCCAGTCCTTTTGCGGCGCAAGCCGGATGCGGGCCCCATTGGCACCACCCCGTTTGTCGGAGCCGCGGTAGGTCGAAGCCGAAGCCCAGGCGGTCGTGACCAATTGTGCCACGGTCAGTCCGGAGCCGAGAATCTTGGTTTTAAGGGCCGCAATATCGGATGCATCGATCAGCGGTTGCTTCACCGCCGGCAACGGATCCTGCCAAATCAGCACTTCCGCAGGCACTTCGGCTCCCAAATAGCGTGCAATCGGACCCATGTCGCGGTGAGTGAGCTTGTACCATGCGCGGGCGAATGCGTCGGCAAACTGATCGGGATTGTCGTGAAAACGGCGGGAGATTTTTTCGTATTCGGGGTCGAATCGGAGCGCGAGGTCAGTGGTGAGCATCGTCGGCGCATGGCGCAAATTGGGGTCGTGGGCATCGGGAACCGTCGCTGCGCCCATGCCATGTTTCGGCTTCCACTGATGCGCACCCGCCGGACTTTTGGTCAATTCCCATTCGTAGCCGAAGAGATTCCAAAAGTAATTGTTGCTCCAGCGCGTCGGTGTGGTCGTCCAAGCACCTTCGAGGCCACTTGAAATCGTATTGACTCCGACGCCGCTGCCCATGGTATTGTGCCAACCAAGTCCTTGCAAGGCAATGTCTGCCCCTGCGGGTGCCGGACCGACATATTTGTTGGGGTCGCCAGCGCCGTGGGTTTTGCCGAAGGTATGTCCGCCAGCGATCAGGGCCACGGTTTCTTCGTCGTCCATCGCCATGCGGCCAAAGGTTTCGCGGATGTCGCGGGCGGCCAACAGCGGATCAGGATTGCCATTTGGGCCTTCGGGATTCACATAAATCAGCCCCATTTGCACAGCACCCAGCGGATTTTCCAATTCGCGGTCGCCCGTGTAGCGCTGATCTGCGAGCCATTCACCCTCTGGACCCCAATAAATGTCTTCTTCGGGTTCCCAGACGTCTTCGCGTCCGCCGCCGAATCCGAAGGTTTTGAAGCCCATCGACTCGAGTGCACAATTGCCCGCGAGGATCATCAGGTCGGCCCACGAGATTTTTTTGCCGTATTTCTGCTTGATCGGCCAAAGCAGCAACCGTGCCTTGTCCAGGTTCACATTGTCGGGCCAACTGTTGAGCGGGGCGAAGCGTTGCGAGCCTGAACCTCCGCCGCCGCGACCGTCGGAGATGCGGTAGGTGCCCGCGCTATGCCAAGCCATTCGAATGAAAAATGGCCCATAATGTCCGTAATCGGCCGGCCACCATTCTTGGGAGTCGGTCATCAGGTCCACAATGTCCTTTTTGACAGCGGCGAGGTCGAGCGATTTGAATTCGGAGGCGTAGTCAAAATCGGGCCCCATCGGATTGGACAGTGCCGAATTTTGCCGAAGAATGTTCAGCCTGAGCATATTCGGCCACCAATCGTTGTTGCGCGGACCGCCGCCAGCTTTGTGTTTTAAGGCCCCGCCATGAAACGGACATTGGCCTGCAGATTCTTTAGATGTATTGTTTTCCATCGGAGTGACGAATTATTTTTTGATTTGGTTAAATCTACTGAAAAGGGGAGATAGTTGGGCATCAAAATGAGGCCCCACCGCGAACCTTTGCCGCTGTATTTTGGCCACGAAGACACGAAGGCACAAAGTTAAGTAAGCTTTCTTCGTGCCTTTGTGTCTTCGTGGCCAATTCACAAAACCTTTAAAACCAGCTCTTTTGCACTTCCCGCGGACGAACGACGGGGTCTTTGGGCACAAAATCGATGTCGAGGTATTCCAGTTTGCCTTTGGGCGAAATCTTGAGCAGCAGGCTTTGGTAGGGTTTGAATTCGAAGTTTTCCGTGATCGAATGGCCGTTGACATTGAGGGTTAATTCCCGGAAAATGGAGGACTGCATGATCGATTGCCCGCAATAGACGGGGTATTGGAGGTCCTTGGCGAGGGGTTGCGCAAGGAAAATCAGGTGGCTGCCATTTTTTTCGACGCGGCACCAATGTTCGGGAATGCTGTCCCCTTGGATCAACGGCGGATTTTGGGCGACACCTTCGAATGCATTTTTGACATTTTTGAGCCCAGCCAATTCTTGTTGCATGTGAAGGTATTCATCTGACTTTGAATGGCCCGGCTGCTTGGGGATTCGCTTCAGGCAAATCGGGAAACCCATTCGCGCCAACTCCACCAACCTGCGCATCGCCCGAATGTCCATGTATTCGACGTCGATGTAGAGGCTGGAAAATTGGGCGTCGCCAACGGTGAGTTTTCCGTTTTCAAGCTTGGCCTGCTCCAAAAAATGGCCATTGATCCACAGCGGATGGTAGCCCTCCAATTCCTGCGGAAAGTGAACGTAGCGCATTTCATATTCGCCCCAAACCCAAACGCGGCGGCGTTCCTGCGGCAATCCCCCCTTCATCACGGCATCCTCGTAAGGCAGATAAACAGCGACATCCGAATAGGTCCGGCCCCGCTCCATCCATCCCGAGACTTTTCCGACATAGGCATTAAAAGCGGGCAATTCCGGCTCCAAGCTGCCGCCCGGCCCGAAATAAGTCGTCGCGAAAAAGGTGCAAGTGTCGGATCCCTTGGGATTGTAGGGCATGCCGTGGTAAAAATGATGGTTGACGCCCTGCGCAAACATCGCATCGGCCACCATTTTCAAATCCGCGGTTTGCTCCTGCCGCAAATAGGTCGAGGGAAAGCCATACATACAAGTAAAGGTCTCCGAAGACACCATTCGCTTGCCCGACAATGCCGCCGCCGAACTCACAATTTTGGAATAATTGGGATCGTTGAGCATGCATTCGGTTTCGGGAATGTCCACCAGCGAATAGGCCTTCATCACGTCCGTGGGCGTGCCGAGGCATTGCACACGCGACCATGCACCGAGTGCGCGGCACTTGCGCACGTAGGGCTTGAAGAATCCGTCGAGCACAAGGTCGCCGAGGTGCATCATGTAGTCATAGCGCACATCCGGAAAGGAATCGAGGCCCTTGTCCATGTAGGGGATGATGTCATAGCCCATTTTTTGCCGAAAGGTTTTGTCAAAATCCTTGGTCCAAACCTTGAGCTTGTCGTTGAGTTTGATTTCCCAGGAGTCGGTAAAAAGTGCGGATTTGGAGCCTTTGAGCGGTTCTGCGAGGGCCTTGGCGATGGGTTCGGCAAATAGCTGAAAGGCATTGCTGTCCAAGTGGTTGATGACGAGCGGGATCTTTGGCCATTCCCAGGCGAATGTCAGCGTCTGCCGGAAGGCCGTGTCGCCATAGACCTGCGTCGTGTATTCCTTCCCGATGTTGCTGCCCGCGACCGGCCACGCGCTGCCAAAAGTAAAATCGCAGGCCAATCCGATGGAATCCGCGTAGCGTTTGGTATAGGTCACGACCTCTATCCATTCGGGGCTCAGCCATTTTTGCGCGGTCGTATCCTTGGGATAAAAGCGGTTGTATTTCCGCGCATACATGTCCTGGTAGCGGTACAGCGGATAAACCCAGGCGATTTCGACCCCGCCGAAGTTGTTGGCCTTGGCCCAATCGAGTTGGTGCTTGACATCCGGCTTTTTGATTTCCGTGGCAAACCACCACCACCGCGTGGCAGGGAGGGAATTGGGATAGAACTGCGCAGTGTGAGAGGGAGTGTGAGAGCGAGGAGGAGTTTGATTGTGCGCGACATGGCAGGCGGAGAGCGCCAGAATAGCGAAGCTGATGAAGAGGACAACGAGATTTCTGCCATTACGCATTTTCCAGGGCGTTTTAGAATTCGTTGAATTTAGGGAAAAAGCTGGGGTTTTGGATTGGCTTTACTCGCAATTCTGGGCATCGGTACTTGGTGCTCCTTGCGAACCCTTTGCGCGCGGTGCCTGTCCCGCTTGCGGGGCGTTTTCATCGTCCGTTTGAATCCCAGCCGAATCAACAACGTCCGTTCGGTAAATGATGAAGAAAATTCCGTTTTACGCCGTTCTTGGCCGAAAAGCCATTCTCAATTCCCAGAAAACCAATCCGCCAACGATCATCGCCTCCCCAACAAAATAGGCCATTCCCCAAGCTGTGACATCCCCCGAAAAGAAGAAAACCATCACCAATGTGAAGACACAATAGGCAAGGTTTGCAAAAGCGATCATTTTCAGGAACAACTTCCAATTGGCAGGCGAAACGACATAGCAAGTCAATGAATACAAGGCAAATATCCCGGCGATGGCAGCGAGGATGTACAATTGCTGCCTCGGTACTCCGAAAAACCCTTCGAAGTTGCCAAGCAGACCGAGCAAAAGACCTGCCGTGAGCATTGCACCCAATCCGTCGATCAGGAACAACGTGCGCGGCTGCAGCCGGCCGAAAAGCTTGGCGAATTCCATGACTTCAAAAGAAGCCAAAACCAAAGTAACGGACAACCTCTTGTTGCCTTTTTCATTGGAGGCCAGATGCCTTGCAAAATCAAAGCACTGCGTCAGGGCGAAGGTAGCGGCTGATGAAATTCTTCCATTTACGGGCATGAACCGAGAGTCGCTGGTCAGAAAAAAGGGAGGCCAAAATTCCTTCGAGGTGCCTTGAAGCTGAGTGTGAGCCTATTGCTTGGATTTATCTTCCTCGAGGTCATGTTGCGTTTTGTCCCGCTGAAATACACTGACTTTCAATCCTCTTTCCAGTTCGTTGGCGACAAAGATCTAGGTTACCTGCCCGTTGCAAATCAAGACGCGGCCTACAACATTGATTGTCTGCGCAATCCGCATGTAAAAACGAATAGCCTGGGCTTCCGTGGACCCGAATGGACCAACGCCAAAAGTCCAAAAGTGGCATTGCTCGGGGACTCCTTTTTGCTGGCACTCACGGTTTCGGAAAAACTGCACATCGCCAACCTCTTGCAGTCGGCCACAGGTGGCGAGGTCTGGAATGCTGGCGTGAGCGGCTACGGAACCTATCAGGAACTTCTGGTTTGGCGCAAGCTGCTCAAGGCAAGGAAACCGGATATCACCGTGCTGTTTATATACCTCGAAAATGACATTCGGGACAACCATTGCGGGCTCTGCCGGGCGGAACAACAGCTGAATTGCCCTTGCCTCTCGTTGAAAGAGGAGCGGATCGTCGAGCAAATGGATTTCGAACTTCGGCAGCCGACCACGGGCGTGAAGGCTTTGTTGAAGGAAAATTGCTACTCGTGCAGGTTGTTCCGGAATCTCACGAAAACGGATTCGTATAAACCGATTCGGGGAATTTCTTCGACCAAGAATCCTTTGCTTACAACATCTACCGGCCCGGTTTGAGTAAGCAATGGGACGAAGGTTGGCAAGTCACCGACTGGACCCTTCGCCAACTCAAGCAGGAATGCGATGCCCAAGGAAGCAAGCTACTGGTTGTCAACGTGCCGGGGGTGATTCAACTGGCGACGGATTTCGGTGCCGAAATGAAGGCCCAATTGGGCAGCGACAAAGTTCCCGCGGACTTTGATTTGAACTTTCCGATCAAGCGCTTGAGGGAAATCACTGATTCGGCAGCGATTCCACTTTTGGACATGCAACCCGCTTTTCTATCCTACCGGGACAAACACGAATTGAAGAATCCAGTGTTTGGATGGTGCTGCGACGGGCATTGGAACCCGTTGGGACATCGTTTGGCTGCGGACTTGGTGCACAATTTTCTCGTGGACAGCGCTTGGATCGAAGGTGTGAAACGGGAAACGCCGGCCCCTGTGGAGGTCCCGGTTCCGGGGGTTTTTTTTTTTGGGGTTTTTTTTTTGGGGGGGGGAAA
This genomic stretch from Bacteroidota bacterium harbors:
- the katG gene encoding catalase/peroxidase HPI, coding for MENNTSKESAGQCPFHGGALKHKAGGGPRNNDWWPNMLRLNILRQNSALSNPMGPDFDYASEFKSLDLAAVKKDIVDLMTDSQEWWPADYGHYGPFFIRMAWHSAGTYRISDGRGGGGSGSQRFAPLNSWPDNVNLDKARLLLWPIKQKYGKKISWADLMILAGNCALESMGFKTFGFGGGREDVWEPEEDIYWGPEGEWLADQRYTGDRELENPLGAVQMGLIYVNPEGPNGNPDPLLAARDIRETFGRMAMDDEETVALIAGGHTFGKTHGAGDPNKYVGPAPAGADIALQGLGWHNTMGSGVGVNTISSGLEGAWTTTPTRWSNNYFWNLFGYEWELTKSPAGAHQWKPKHGMGAATVPDAHDPNLRHAPTMLTTDLALRFDPEYEKISRRFHDNPDQFADAFARAWYKLTHRDMGPIARYLGAEVPAEVLIWQDPLPAVKQPLIDASDIAALKTKILGSGLTVAQLVTTAWASASTYRGSDKRGGANGARIRLAPQKDWEVNQPAQLATILKTLEGIQAAFNSGGKYVSMADLIVLGGCAAIEKAAQQGGNSVNVPFTPGRVDALQDQTDVDSFAVLEPAADGFRNYFKSKHKTSAEELLVDKAELLTLTAPEMTVLVGGLRVLGANWDASANGVFTGRPGALTNDFFVNLLDLRTTWKATSDAQTHFEGSDRKTGTVKWTGTRVDLIFGSNSELRALAEVYASSDAAAKFVADFVAAWNKVMELDRV
- a CDS encoding SGNH/GDSL hydrolase family protein, with amino-acid sequence MSLLLGFIFLEVMLRFVPLKYTDFQSSFQFVGDKDLGYLPVANQDAAYNIDCLRNPHVKTNSLGFRGPEWTNAKSPKVALLGDSFLLALTVSEKLHIANLLQSATGGEVWNAGVSGYGTYQELLVWRKLLKARKPDITVLFIYLENDIRDNHCGLCRAEQQLNCPCLSLKEERIVEQMDFELRQPTTGVKALLKENCYSCRLFRNLTKTDSYKPIRGISSTKNPLLTTSTGPV